The DNA sequence CGCCGGGATCTGACCAAACCGCGCCCGGCCCCCCCGCCCCCGGTTCCCCGCGCCCCGGCTCAGGCCCGCTCTCCGGTGGAGCTGATCTGCCTGGGCGCCTCCACCGGAGGCCCTCCGGCCCTGCAGGCCATATTGCAGGGGCTCAAGCCGGAAGAGACCCCACCCATCGCGGTGGTGCAGCACATCAACCCCGGCTTCGTGCAAAGCCTGGCCTCCTGGCTGACTGACACCACCGGCTTCCAGGTGAAGCCGGCCTCGGCCGGTGAGCGCCTGCTGCCCGGCACGGCGCTCCTGGCCCCGGAGAACAGGCATATGGCGGTCACCCGGAGCGGGAGGGTCAACCTGGTGGCCGGGGCGACGGTGGACGGCCACTGCCCCTCGGTCACCGCCCTGTTCCGCTCGGCGGCGGCCGCCTACGGCCGGGCGGCGCTGGGGGTCCTACTCACCGGCATGGGCCGCGACGGAGCCCAGGGGCTCTACGAGATGCGCCAGGCCGGAGCCAAAACCATCGCCCAAGACCAGCAAAGCAGCGTGGTCTGGGGCATGCCCGGAGAAGCGGTGGCCCTGGGAGCGGCCATCGACAT is a window from the Desulfarculaceae bacterium genome containing:
- the cheB gene encoding chemotaxis-specific protein-glutamate methyltransferase CheB, whose translation is MIRTLIVDDSATQRQLLRRVLAEDPEFEVVGEAADGLEALQMCLGLEPDLVTMDIQMPRMNGYEAIQRIMSESPRPVVVLTSSMSDRELGISFKALEHGALMVLGKPTSLADPGGELPRLRDQLKAMAEVKVVGRRRDLTKPRPAPPPPVPRAPAQARSPVELICLGASTGGPPALQAILQGLKPEETPPIAVVQHINPGFVQSLASWLTDTTGFQVKPASAGERLLPGTALLAPENRHMAVTRSGRVNLVAGATVDGHCPSVTALFRSAAAAYGRAALGVLLTGMGRDGAQGLYEMRQAGAKTIAQDQQSSVVWGMPGEAVALGAAIDILPLASMAPRIKALCFLGKKATNDKKLNSQDGTTP